In a single window of the Flavobacterium sp. W4I14 genome:
- a CDS encoding gluconokinase (product_source=KO:K00851; cath_funfam=3.40.50.300; cog=COG3265; ko=KO:K00851; pfam=PF01202; superfamily=52540; tigrfam=TIGR01313) — protein sequence MASFIILMGVSGSGKTVIGKALAPRINAEFIDGDNLHSQRNVDKMAAGIPLTDADRLDWLQLIAKVGREHVAHGATCIIACSALKKSYRDLLRTDNTSIHFVYLKGNFDLIHDRIAKRSHQYMPSSLLKSQFETLEEPQADEQDVITVSIDQGIPEIVEEIAKADLIS from the coding sequence ATGGCGAGCTTTATTATTTTAATGGGCGTTTCGGGAAGTGGTAAAACAGTAATTGGAAAAGCGCTGGCACCAAGAATAAATGCTGAATTTATAGACGGCGATAACCTGCATTCGCAACGGAATGTAGATAAAATGGCTGCCGGGATTCCCTTAACAGATGCCGATCGTTTAGATTGGCTACAACTGATTGCGAAAGTTGGTCGCGAACATGTTGCTCATGGGGCAACATGCATTATTGCCTGTTCTGCATTGAAAAAATCTTACCGCGATTTGCTAAGAACAGATAATACATCAATCCACTTTGTTTATTTAAAAGGAAATTTCGATTTAATCCACGATCGGATTGCTAAGCGATCTCATCAATATATGCCTTCCAGTTTATTAAAAAGCCAGTTTGAAACATTGGAGGAGCCTCAGGCTGATGAACAAGATGTGATAACGGTTTCAATTGATCAGGGTATTCCCGAAATTGTGGAAGAAATTGCTAAGGCTGATCTGATTTCGTAA
- a CDS encoding ferrochelatase (product_source=KO:K01772; cath_funfam=3.40.50.1400; cog=COG0276; ko=KO:K01772; pfam=PF00762; superfamily=53800), whose product MSKKGILLVNLGTPDSPATADVKKYLDQFLMDERVIDIPKLNRTLLVKGIIVPFRSPKTAKLYKEIWNENGSPLLYYSKLQAKMLQERLGDDYHVELAMRYQSPSIESALANLKAGLVERIQVIPMFPQYASASTGSVMQLVMELVSRWPTVPPISFVNSFHDNELMIKVFAENAKKHHVESYDHVLFSFHGLPERQLLKCDHTGSYCLKSADCCQTLNDTNKFCYSAQGHDTARLIAKELNLSKDQYTVCFQSRLGKEPWVQPYTTDVLKKLAGEGKKRLLVFSPAFVADCLETLYEITVEYHEEFKALGGEHVQLVESLNDSPVFIEALAGMVK is encoded by the coding sequence ATGAGCAAAAAGGGGATTTTACTGGTAAATTTAGGAACACCTGATAGTCCGGCAACGGCAGATGTTAAAAAATACTTAGATCAATTTTTAATGGACGAGCGGGTAATCGATATCCCTAAGTTGAACAGGACATTATTGGTTAAAGGTATTATTGTTCCTTTCCGTAGCCCTAAAACAGCAAAATTATATAAAGAAATCTGGAATGAGAATGGTTCACCGCTATTGTATTACAGCAAGTTACAGGCTAAAATGCTGCAGGAAAGATTGGGGGACGACTATCATGTAGAGCTGGCCATGCGTTACCAAAGTCCGTCTATCGAATCGGCATTGGCCAATTTAAAAGCAGGTTTGGTAGAGCGCATTCAGGTTATCCCGATGTTCCCTCAATATGCCTCTGCAAGCACAGGGTCGGTAATGCAATTGGTAATGGAGCTGGTGAGCAGATGGCCAACGGTTCCGCCAATATCATTTGTTAATTCATTCCATGATAATGAACTGATGATTAAAGTTTTTGCAGAAAATGCAAAAAAACATCATGTAGAAAGCTACGATCACGTGTTGTTCAGCTTCCATGGCTTACCTGAGCGTCAACTATTAAAGTGCGATCATACTGGAAGTTACTGTTTGAAAAGTGCCGATTGCTGCCAGACATTAAATGATACCAATAAATTCTGTTATTCTGCACAAGGACATGATACGGCCAGATTAATTGCCAAAGAATTAAATCTCTCAAAAGATCAATATACCGTTTGTTTCCAATCGCGCTTAGGGAAAGAGCCATGGGTACAACCCTATACTACCGATGTGTTGAAAAAATTAGCTGGCGAAGGGAAAAAACGTCTTCTGGTTTTTAGCCCTGCTTTTGTGGCCGATTGTTTAGAAACGCTTTACGAAATCACGGTAGAGTACCACGAAGAGTTTAAGGCTTTGGGTGGTGAACATGTTCAGTTGGTAGAAAGTTTAAACGATAGTCCTGTGTTTATCGAGGCCCTGGCCGGAATGGTTAAATAG
- a CDS encoding beta-carotene ketolase (CrtW type) (product_source=KO:K09836; cog=COG3239; ko=KO:K09836; pfam=PF00487; superfamily=103473; transmembrane_helix_parts=Inside_1_6,TMhelix_7_29,Outside_30_38,TMhelix_39_61,Inside_62_73,TMhelix_74_93,Outside_94_121,TMhelix_122_144,Inside_145_150,TMhelix_151_173,Outside_174_187,TMhelix_188_206,Inside_207_224): MKTINPHTGILVALTVIVCWFISLYFLLTWNFAWSNPLVYLMIVVQMHLYTGLFITAHDAMHGTISPNQKTNNFIGYLSVFLYAGFFYNRLYAKHHQHHSHVHTENDPDFAPHGFWKWYFRFMLNYVTIIQLVIMAIAYNVLKIWIDEKNLLLFWVLPSLLSTFQLFYFGTYLPHKGEHDNEYHSSTLQKNHFVAFITCYFFGYHLEHHQKPGMPWWRLHKMKR; encoded by the coding sequence TTGAAAACTATAAACCCACATACCGGAATTCTGGTTGCGTTAACCGTAATTGTCTGTTGGTTTATTTCTCTTTATTTCTTGCTTACATGGAATTTTGCCTGGAGCAATCCTTTGGTTTATCTGATGATTGTTGTTCAGATGCATTTGTACACCGGTTTGTTTATTACAGCCCATGATGCGATGCACGGAACGATATCGCCGAACCAAAAAACAAATAATTTTATTGGCTATCTTTCCGTTTTTCTCTACGCAGGCTTTTTTTATAACCGTTTGTATGCGAAACATCACCAGCACCACAGTCATGTGCATACCGAAAACGATCCGGATTTTGCACCACATGGCTTTTGGAAATGGTATTTCCGTTTCATGCTAAATTATGTCACGATAATTCAATTGGTAATTATGGCGATAGCTTATAATGTTTTAAAAATCTGGATTGATGAAAAGAATCTGCTGTTGTTTTGGGTACTGCCATCCTTATTAAGCACTTTTCAGCTATTTTATTTCGGAACCTATTTGCCGCATAAGGGAGAGCACGATAATGAATACCATTCTTCAACCTTGCAGAAAAATCATTTTGTTGCCTTCATTACCTGTTACTTTTTTGGCTATCATTTAGAACATCACCAAAAACCAGGCATGCCCTGGTGGCGACTGCATAAAATGAAGCGATAG
- a CDS encoding 4-hydroxy-3-methylbut-2-enyl diphosphate reductase (product_source=KO:K03527; cath_funfam=3.40.50.720; cog=COG0761; ko=KO:K03527; pfam=PF02401; tigrfam=TIGR00216) produces the protein MGYNLQVNIDKSSGFCFGVVYAIEMAEDILDNEGYLYCLGDIVHNDEEVERLTNRGLKIIDHEVLKNLRDEKVLIRAHGEAPSTYQLALENNLTLIDASCPVVLKLQNRIKNSHDDDEQVLIFGKHGHAEVIGLQGQTDGKAIVFQDLAELDNVELPAKFTLYSQTTKSTDKFYHIKDELLSRGYEVKANDTICRQVSNRYEELEDFVSHYDKIVFVSGKKSSNGKVLYDVCKKHNDNSYFISNVEELDQTWFNENDKVGICGATSTPMWLMEKVKAALERY, from the coding sequence ATGGGTTACAACTTACAGGTCAACATCGATAAATCATCAGGCTTTTGCTTTGGCGTAGTATATGCCATAGAAATGGCCGAAGATATTCTGGATAATGAAGGTTATTTATATTGCCTTGGCGATATTGTGCATAATGATGAAGAAGTAGAGCGTTTAACCAATCGGGGATTAAAAATCATCGATCACGAAGTATTAAAAAACTTAAGAGACGAAAAGGTTTTAATCAGGGCTCATGGTGAGGCACCATCAACCTATCAACTGGCTTTAGAAAATAACCTGACTTTGATAGATGCTTCATGTCCTGTTGTGCTGAAATTACAGAACAGGATTAAAAATTCACATGATGACGATGAGCAGGTACTTATTTTTGGTAAGCATGGGCACGCCGAGGTAATCGGATTACAAGGTCAAACAGATGGTAAGGCAATTGTTTTTCAGGATCTGGCCGAACTGGATAATGTAGAATTGCCTGCTAAATTTACCCTATATAGCCAAACCACTAAAAGCACCGATAAATTCTATCACATTAAAGATGAATTATTGAGCCGTGGTTATGAAGTTAAGGCCAACGATACCATTTGCAGGCAAGTATCTAACCGTTACGAAGAGCTGGAAGATTTTGTAAGTCATTATGATAAAATCGTTTTCGTATCAGGCAAGAAATCTTCTAACGGAAAAGTGCTGTACGATGTTTGTAAAAAACATAACGATAATTCTTATTTCATTTCGAATGTTGAAGAGTTAGATCAAACTTGGTTTAACGAAAACGATAAAGTTGGTATCTGCGGTGCTACATCTACACCGATGTGGCTAATGGAAAAGGTAAAGGCTGCGTTAGAGCGGTATTAG
- a CDS encoding putative membrane protein (product_source=KO:K08977; cog=COG2324; ko=KO:K08977; pfam=PF04240; transmembrane_helix_parts=Inside_1_11,TMhelix_12_34,Outside_35_43,TMhelix_44_61,Inside_62_65,TMhelix_66_85,Outside_86_99,TMhelix_100_122,Inside_123_133,TMhelix_134_156,Outside_157_170,TMhelix_171_193,Inside_194_197,TMhelix_198_220,Outside_221_224): MEGQNDQNDLKVKRIAVAIIVVFHVVGLLGFLIPAAQPYFVKLVPFHLLLMFAVIVFSYNADVKRLLLLVSGVFLCGFLVEVLGVHTGKIFGSYYYGDTLGYKVAAVPLLMGVNWVILIFSIGQMMKSMKIRHSILASVLGAFILVGFDFFLEPVAMKFNYWQWDWHEIPVQNYVAWFIVSVILLKFYYALGLKQQKYIGTAMFTSQLIFFVVLYMTTGTNIFA, from the coding sequence ATGGAAGGGCAGAACGATCAAAACGATTTAAAGGTTAAAAGGATTGCAGTTGCAATAATTGTCGTTTTTCATGTTGTGGGCTTGCTTGGCTTCTTAATTCCAGCTGCTCAGCCTTATTTTGTCAAACTGGTTCCCTTTCATTTGTTGCTGATGTTTGCCGTAATTGTTTTTTCGTACAATGCCGATGTGAAACGTTTACTGTTACTGGTTTCGGGTGTATTTCTCTGTGGTTTTTTAGTCGAGGTATTGGGCGTGCATACTGGAAAAATATTCGGCAGTTATTATTACGGCGATACATTGGGCTACAAAGTTGCGGCGGTTCCATTACTAATGGGTGTAAATTGGGTAATCCTTATTTTCAGTATTGGGCAAATGATGAAAAGTATGAAAATCAGGCATAGTATTTTGGCCTCTGTTCTCGGTGCTTTTATACTGGTAGGTTTCGATTTCTTTTTGGAACCTGTGGCAATGAAATTTAACTACTGGCAGTGGGACTGGCATGAAATCCCTGTTCAGAATTATGTGGCCTGGTTTATTGTTTCGGTAATATTGTTAAAGTTTTATTATGCTTTAGGTTTAAAGCAACAGAAATATATTGGTACTGCAATGTTTACTTCACAGCTAATCTTTTTTGTTGTCTTATACATGACAACCGGAACAAATATTTTTGCTTAA